One part of the Microbulbifer sp. THAF38 genome encodes these proteins:
- the pheT gene encoding phenylalanine--tRNA ligase subunit beta codes for MKISNSWLREWVNPKLTTQELADQITMAGLEVDGIEKVAGDFSGVVVGEIVACEQHLDADKLRVCKVAGHPDGEMQVVCGAPNARVGIKIPFALVGAKLPGDFKIKKAKLRGVESFGMLCAQTELELGEDNDGIWELPEDAPTGTDLREYLQLDDETIEVDLTPNRSDCLGVAGIAREVGVLNRCAVQGPEVAPVPQQIDESLPVSLLAEAACPRYVGRVIRNIDIKAVTPLWMQERLRRSGLRSIDPVVDVTNYVLLELGQPMHAFDLEKLSGGIKVRMAEAGEELTLLDGQEVKLQEGTLVIADEEKPLAMAGIMGGLDSSVTEGTQHIFLESAFFSPLAIAGKARSYGLHTDSSHRFERGVDYHLQEKAVERATQLLLDIVGGEPGPVHLRELTETMPAERHITLRRTRVEQGLGIQLADDEIVDILTRLGLEKIDQNAEGWTFLAPSFRFDIAIEADLLEELARVYGYNRIPSESFTAELEIAPRPESTIAQDSLEQTLLSRGYYEAITFSFIDSDSAALFDPEADPVALQNPISAELAVMRTTLLPGLCKALQYNLNRQQNRVRLFETGLRFVPGAELHQEQMIAGLAYGNRFAENWTGSKDSVDFYDVKADVEALLARTGVADEFRFVAGQHSALHPGQTAKIMRGDREVGVIGALHPQLQKKLDLAKPAFVFELSLEAIGQGKAPAFRPLSKFPEVRRDLALLIDADVPAASLVETATEAAGETLTDLKIFDVYQGKGIDLNRKSVALGLTFQHSSRTLNDEEINAAVDAVVGKLEEKYNASLR; via the coding sequence ATGAAAATCAGCAACTCCTGGTTGCGGGAATGGGTAAACCCGAAACTCACCACACAGGAACTGGCCGATCAAATCACCATGGCCGGCCTGGAAGTGGATGGCATAGAGAAAGTAGCGGGTGATTTTTCCGGAGTGGTTGTCGGTGAGATTGTCGCTTGTGAACAGCACCTGGATGCCGACAAATTGCGTGTCTGTAAAGTGGCCGGCCACCCCGACGGTGAAATGCAAGTAGTGTGTGGTGCCCCTAACGCGCGCGTTGGAATCAAAATTCCTTTTGCTCTGGTAGGCGCCAAGCTGCCGGGCGATTTCAAAATCAAAAAAGCCAAGCTCCGTGGTGTAGAGAGCTTCGGCATGCTCTGCGCACAGACCGAACTGGAGTTGGGCGAAGACAACGACGGTATCTGGGAACTGCCGGAAGACGCTCCCACCGGTACCGATCTGCGCGAATATCTGCAGCTGGACGATGAGACTATCGAAGTGGATCTCACCCCAAACCGTTCTGACTGCCTCGGTGTTGCCGGTATTGCCCGCGAAGTGGGCGTACTGAATCGCTGCGCCGTTCAGGGCCCGGAAGTTGCCCCGGTTCCTCAGCAAATCGACGAGAGCCTGCCGGTATCCCTGCTGGCCGAAGCTGCTTGCCCGCGCTATGTTGGTCGTGTCATTCGCAATATTGATATCAAAGCCGTAACACCCCTGTGGATGCAAGAGCGCTTGCGCCGCAGCGGCCTGCGCAGTATCGATCCGGTAGTAGATGTGACCAACTACGTCCTATTGGAGTTGGGCCAGCCCATGCACGCCTTCGACTTGGAGAAGCTCTCCGGAGGTATCAAAGTGCGTATGGCTGAAGCCGGTGAAGAGCTGACCCTGCTGGATGGCCAGGAAGTGAAACTGCAGGAAGGCACCCTGGTAATTGCCGACGAAGAAAAGCCTCTGGCCATGGCCGGCATCATGGGTGGTCTGGATTCCTCCGTGACCGAAGGCACCCAGCATATCTTCCTGGAGAGTGCCTTCTTCAGCCCGCTAGCGATTGCCGGTAAGGCCCGCTCCTATGGTCTGCACACCGACTCCTCTCACCGCTTTGAACGCGGCGTCGACTACCACCTTCAAGAGAAAGCGGTTGAGCGCGCCACCCAGCTGTTGCTGGACATTGTCGGCGGCGAGCCCGGCCCGGTACATCTGCGCGAGCTGACTGAAACCATGCCCGCCGAGCGCCATATTACCCTGCGCCGCACGCGGGTAGAGCAGGGCTTGGGTATCCAGCTGGCGGATGACGAGATCGTCGATATTCTTACCCGCCTGGGCCTGGAAAAGATTGATCAAAATGCCGAAGGCTGGACCTTCCTCGCCCCCAGCTTCCGTTTCGATATCGCCATCGAAGCCGATCTGCTGGAAGAGCTGGCCCGTGTTTATGGCTACAACCGTATCCCCAGCGAGAGCTTTACCGCCGAACTGGAAATTGCCCCGCGTCCGGAGAGCACTATTGCCCAGGACAGCCTGGAGCAGACACTGCTGAGCCGCGGCTATTACGAAGCGATCACTTTCAGCTTTATCGATAGCGACAGCGCCGCGCTGTTTGACCCGGAAGCCGATCCGGTGGCCCTGCAGAACCCAATCAGCGCCGAGCTGGCGGTGATGCGTACCACCTTATTGCCGGGCCTGTGTAAAGCTTTGCAGTACAACCTCAATCGCCAACAAAACCGCGTGCGCCTGTTTGAAACCGGTCTGCGCTTTGTACCCGGTGCGGAGCTGCACCAGGAACAGATGATCGCTGGTCTCGCCTACGGTAACCGCTTTGCGGAAAACTGGACTGGCAGCAAAGACAGCGTAGATTTCTACGATGTGAAAGCCGACGTGGAAGCCCTGCTGGCTCGCACCGGTGTCGCCGATGAATTCCGCTTTGTTGCCGGTCAACACTCCGCACTGCACCCCGGTCAAACCGCCAAGATTATGCGCGGCGACCGCGAAGTAGGGGTTATCGGTGCCCTGCACCCGCAGCTGCAGAAGAAGCTGGATCTGGCCAAGCCGGCCTTCGTATTCGAGCTCAGCCTGGAAGCGATCGGCCAGGGTAAAGCCCCGGCATTCCGCCCGCTGTCCAAGTTCCCGGAAGTGCGCCGCGACCTGGCCCTGTTGATTGATGCGGACGTTCCCGCCGCCAGCCTGGTGGAGACCGCCACCGAGGCCGCCGGTGAAACCTTGACGGACCTCAAGATATTTGATGTCTACCAGGGCAAAGGTATTGATTTAAATAGAAAAAGTGTCGCTTTGGGCTTGACGTTTCAGCATTCGTCGCGCACCCTTAATGACGAAGAAATCAATGCCGCTGTAGATGCGGTGGTCGGTAAATTAGAAGAAAAATATAACGCTAGCCTGCGCTAA
- the ihfA gene encoding integration host factor subunit alpha — protein MTEALTKAGLAEKLYEELGFNKREAKEIVEYFFEEIRNALESNEQVKLSGFGNFDLRDKSQRPGRNPKTGEEIPISARRVVTFKPGQKLKTRVEEHAGTEQ, from the coding sequence ATGACAGAGGCACTGACCAAGGCCGGGCTCGCCGAAAAGTTGTACGAGGAGCTGGGCTTTAATAAGCGCGAAGCGAAAGAGATCGTCGAGTATTTCTTCGAGGAAATCCGCAATGCGCTGGAAAGCAACGAGCAGGTCAAGCTCTCGGGCTTTGGCAATTTCGACTTGCGCGACAAAAGCCAGCGTCCCGGTCGCAACCCCAAGACCGGCGAGGAAATCCCCATCTCAGCCCGCAGGGTAGTCACCTTCAAACCAGGGCAAAAACTCAAGACACGAGTAGAGGAACATGCTGGAACCGAGCAATAA
- a CDS encoding MerR family transcriptional regulator, protein MLEPSNNAQLPAIPGKRYFTIGEVSELCAVKPHVLRYWEQEFPQLKPVKRRGNRRYYQHQDVIMVRQIRALLYEEGYTIGGARQQIETGSERAEVVQLQQVLPEVIAELKDVVALLDGRKNF, encoded by the coding sequence ATGCTGGAACCGAGCAATAATGCTCAGCTACCTGCAATCCCCGGTAAGCGCTATTTCACCATTGGTGAAGTGAGCGAGCTGTGTGCCGTGAAGCCCCATGTATTGCGCTACTGGGAGCAGGAATTTCCACAGCTGAAGCCGGTTAAACGCCGCGGCAACCGCCGCTACTACCAGCACCAGGACGTTATTATGGTGCGCCAGATTCGTGCGCTACTCTATGAAGAGGGCTATACCATTGGAGGAGCCCGCCAGCAGATAGAGACCGGCAGCGAAAGGGCAGAAGTGGTACAGCTGCAGCAGGTACTGCCGGAAGTGATTGCGGAACTCAAAGATGTGGTAGCCCTGCTGGACGGGAGAAAGAATTTCTAA
- a CDS encoding PP2C family serine/threonine-protein phosphatase, which produces MKSSHDFVSLLETWLKRRAKSTGVRRVSTSNIALSTDQGSVRVENQDRAVVARFTNKDSISRIICIVADGMGGMESGLDCAAKAVSSFLGGCLKGIDTPVKKMLHDAVLMADKYVHQVHEGRGGATLSAICLVEAGEIHAVNVGDSRIYGILDKNLIQLSKDDTLEGQFGNDGNLFLGRNELIQYVGMGCGIIPNSFTFPQESDGWLISTDGVHFMASNILEKITQNSSDSGTAAFRLTEMSQWLGGNDNATCIVQLWREKNWDFFRGDVAGLLEVWDSFGDLQLFIGDSATKGDMILGDDISSCNSAKAPSHETKASHKDEKPVINESKKTSSSYKKNKLQEEAFEEDDRKDISQKSKPQLKMKFDESKDG; this is translated from the coding sequence ATGAAATCAAGTCACGACTTTGTTTCCCTGCTCGAAACTTGGCTTAAGCGGCGGGCCAAGTCTACTGGAGTTCGGCGAGTTAGTACTTCGAATATAGCGTTATCGACTGATCAAGGGTCGGTTCGAGTTGAAAACCAAGATCGGGCGGTAGTGGCCAGATTTACGAATAAAGATTCTATCAGCAGAATAATTTGTATTGTTGCTGATGGAATGGGTGGCATGGAGTCTGGTTTAGACTGTGCGGCAAAAGCTGTTTCTTCTTTTTTAGGTGGTTGCCTAAAGGGGATAGATACGCCAGTAAAGAAAATGTTGCATGATGCTGTCCTGATGGCGGACAAGTATGTTCATCAAGTGCACGAAGGACGTGGTGGTGCTACTTTATCAGCTATTTGTCTTGTTGAAGCGGGAGAGATACATGCAGTAAATGTAGGCGATAGCCGTATCTATGGAATTCTTGACAAGAATCTTATACAGCTATCAAAGGATGATACATTAGAAGGTCAGTTTGGTAATGATGGAAATCTTTTTCTTGGCAGGAATGAGCTGATTCAGTATGTCGGGATGGGGTGCGGTATTATCCCGAACTCTTTTACTTTTCCTCAGGAATCTGACGGTTGGCTGATTTCAACCGACGGAGTTCATTTTATGGCCTCGAATATACTAGAAAAGATTACCCAAAATAGCTCTGATTCGGGCACAGCAGCATTTAGACTCACGGAAATGTCCCAATGGTTGGGTGGAAATGATAATGCAACCTGTATTGTGCAGCTGTGGCGTGAGAAAAATTGGGATTTTTTTCGAGGAGATGTAGCTGGGCTCTTAGAAGTTTGGGATTCTTTTGGGGACTTGCAGTTATTTATAGGAGATTCAGCAACGAAGGGTGACATGATCTTAGGGGACGATATAAGTTCCTGTAATAGCGCTAAGGCTCCGAGCCACGAAACAAAAGCAAGCCATAAAGATGAAAAACCAGTTATAAATGAGTCAAAAAAAACAAGCAGTAGTTATAAAAAAAATAAGTTACAAGAAGAGGCTTTTGAGGAAGATGATAGGAAGGATATAAGTCAAAAATCTAAGCCTCAGTTGAAAATGAAGTTCGATGAGTCTAAGGACGGATAA